A section of the Triticum dicoccoides isolate Atlit2015 ecotype Zavitan chromosome 7A, WEW_v2.0, whole genome shotgun sequence genome encodes:
- the LOC119331756 gene encoding probable glucan endo-1,3-beta-glucosidase A6 produces MASSLCALLLLAAFACHCHAAAAVYRRPRAIGVNYGNLGDDLPTAARSVKLLRKANAGAVKLYNADQRILHALAGTGIPVSVMVPNDIVPYLADSRAAAHKWVDNNLRRHPRVRVRYLLVGNELLSYPALAASTWGKIVPAMKNLRHALHAIGLGRVKLGSPLAMDALAASYPPSAGAFREDIAGSVMRPLLDFLNHTRSYYFVDAYPYFPWAANQKDISLDYALFEGNASSHYVDPATRLTYTNLLDQMLDACIAAMDKLGYGGVKLAISETGWPNAGDPGQAGANVRNAALYNRHLARRMHKKLGTPARPRSKMPAFVFALYNEDLKPGAGTERHWGMFYPNGTWVYQIDLTGRRTARSYPPLPPPDDQTGKLEWCVLAAGGKPLNETAVALALNYACGQGTGTCAAIQPGGACYEPNTVDAHASYAINAYWQQFKAKGGSCYFNGLAVKTNKDPSYLSCKFPSY; encoded by the exons ATGGCGTCCTCCCTctgcgccctcctcctcctcgccgccttcgCGTGCCACTGCCATG CCGCGGCGGCGGTGTACAGGCGGCCCCGCGCCATCGGCGTCAACTACGGCAACCTCGGCGACGACCTCCCCACGGCGGCGCGCTCCGTCAAGCTCCTCCGCAAGGCGAACGCGGGCGCCGTCAAGCTCTACAACGCCGACCAGCGCATCCTGCACGCCCTGGCCGGGACGGGCATCCCGGTCTCCGTCATGGTGCCGAACGACATCGTCCCCTATCTGGCCGACTCCCGCGCCGCCGCACACAAGTGGGTGGACAACAACCTCAGGCGGCACCCCCGGGTGCGGGTGAGGTACCTGCTCGTCGGCAACGAGTTGCTCTCCTACCCCGCCCTCGCGGCGTCCACGTGGGGCAAGATCGTGCCGGCGATGAAGAACCTCCGCCACGCGCTCCACGCGATCGGTCTCGGCCGCGTCAAGCTCGGGTCCCCGCTCGCCATGGACGCGCTGGCGGCGTCCTACCCGCCCTCCGCCGGCGCGTTCcgcgaggacatcgccggctccgtcaTGCGGCCGCTGCTCGACTTCCTCAACCACACTCGCTCCTACTACTTCGTCGACGCGTACCCGTACTTCCCTTGGGCGGCCAATCAGAAGGACATATCGCTGGACTACGCGCTCTTCGAGGGCAACGCGAGCAGCCACTACGTCGATCCGGCCACGCGGCTCACCTACACCAACCTGCTCGACCAAATGCTCGACGCCTGCATAGCCGCGATGGACAAGCTGGGGTACGGCGGCGTGAAGCTGGCCATCTCGGAGACGGGCTGGCCGAACGCCGGCGACCCGGGCCAGGCCGGCGCCAACGTGCGCAATGCCGCGCTCTACAACCGCCACCTTGCCCGTCGGATGCACAAAAAACTCGGCACGCCGGCGCGACCGAGGTCCAAAATGCCGGCCTTCGTCTTCGCGCTGTACAACGAGGACTTGAAGCCGGGGGCGGGCACTGAGCGGCACTGGGGGATGTTCTACCCGAACGGTACGTGGGTGTACCAGATCGACCTCACCGGCAGGCGGACGGCGCGCTCCTACCCGCCGCTGCCACCGCCGGATGACCAGACCGGCAAGCTCGAGTGGTGCGTCCTGGCCGCCGGCGGCAAGCCGTTGAACGAGACGGCGGTGGCCCTCGCCCTGAATTACGCCTGCGGGCAAGGGACGGGGACGTGCGCCGCCATCCAGCCCGGCGGTGCGTGCTACGAGCCCAACACCGTCGACGCGCATGCAAGCTACGCGATCAATGCGTACTGGCAGCAGTTCAAGGCCAAGGGAGGCAGTTGTTACTTCAATGGCCTTGCAGTGAAGACTAACAAAGATCCAA